In Nymphaea colorata isolate Beijing-Zhang1983 chromosome 3, ASM883128v2, whole genome shotgun sequence, a genomic segment contains:
- the LOC116251271 gene encoding uncharacterized protein LOC116251271: MNNLLPTISSLLAPSSSPAFHLCLRHRFPSCSRRFDTFCRWAPPSSRRRRRRIARRWENLNRPPSTVEEETTVKVVIDVAGAKARVSNAVEDFVLAGEEAIRDLSTLISFDQDRRMIISCRRSSLEFLGMLVACSLCLVALARALARLSIVFRGRKWKGGSGSGVVVRRDRSLGGREVVVATRSGEWETGRSQKDFDAPNPLSAIQTVRLEKGEREKRFSKVEKLPGWWPKMESSQAKLFVEPEFQREAHRIMRAIMNNRLMGRDITDDDILQLRRVCRASGARVSFDTLNTRDSFYRASVNFVLDICCSKIWDKAMVQVDGEDAPHFLAGLAENIGLENIRASTIISASVAARVRSLFLQAWALEMQGERSQSLQELQKICLVLQTFLPDEHSPEMEMVAKSLEKHLKLAQREQLLNLYTGVCSTHSRSIAAEALGLDFESP, from the exons ATGAACAATCTCTTGCCCACTATCTCGTCCCTCCTTgctccttcctcctctcccgCCTTCCACCTGTGCCTCCGCCACCGCTTTCCCTCTTGTTCCCGCCGGTTTGATACCTTTTGCCGCTGGGCCCCGCCATCTTCTAGGCGTCGTCGTCGAAGGATCGCCCGCCGATGGGAGAACCTGAACAGGCCGCCTTCGACGGTGGAGGAGGAAACGACGGTGAAGGTGGTTATCGACGTTGCGGGGGCTAAGGCTAGGGTGTCGAACGCTGTCGAGGACTTCGTCTTGGCGGGAGAGGAAGCGATACGGGATCTGAGCACTCTGATCTCTTTTGATCAGGACCGCAGAATGATCATCTCCTGCCGGCGCTCCTCGTTGGAGTTCTTGGGGATGCTAGTCGCGTGCTCGCTTTGCTTGGTTGCTCTTGCTAGGGCGTTGGCGAGGCTGAGTATTGTGTTCAGGGGAAGGAAATGGAAGGGTGGGTCGGGGAGCGGGGTGGTTGTGAGACGGGATAGGAGTCTCGGAGGGAGGGAGGTCGTGGTTGCAACCAGAAGTGGCGAGTGGGAGACGGGTAGGAGTCAGAAGGATTTTGATGCGCCGAATCCGCTTTCTGCAATTCAGACTGTCAGGTTAGAGAAGGGAGAGCGCGAAAAGCGTTTCTCGAAGGTGGAGAAATTGCCGGGTTGGTGGCCGAAGATGGAATCCTCTCAGGCTAAACTGTTCGTGGAGCCAGAGTTCCAACGGGAGGCTCACAGGATAATGCGAG CAATCATGAATAATAGACTGATGGGAAGGGATATTACAGATGATGATATATTGCAA CTTCGTCGAGTGTGCAGAGCTAGTGGTGCAAGAGTCTCATTTGACACATTAAATACAAGGGATTCCTTTTACCGCGCTTCAGTGAACTTTGTTTTGGACATATGTTGCAG CAAAATATGGGACAAAGCCATGGTTCAAGTTGATGGAGAGGATGCCCCACATTTTTTAGCTGGGCTTGCAGAAAACATAGGTCTTGAAAATATCCGTGCTTCAACTATCATTTCTGCATCTGTGGCAGCGCGTGTCCGATCATTATTTTTGCAGGCTTGG GCATTGGAGATGCAGGGTGAGAGATCTCAGTCACTtcaggagcttcagaaaatatgTCTTGTTCTTCAGACATTTCTCCCTGATGAACATTCT CCTGAAATGGAAATGGTTGCAAAAAGTCTTGAAAAGCATCTGAAGTTGGCACAAAGAGAACAGTTGTTGAACCTTTACACCGGTGTCTGTAGTACTCATAGTCGAAGCATCGCAGCTGAAGCCCTTGGTTTG GATTTTGAATCTCCCTAA